A window of Trichomycterus rosablanca isolate fTriRos1 chromosome 5, fTriRos1.hap1, whole genome shotgun sequence contains these coding sequences:
- the LOC134314337 gene encoding secretory phospholipase A2 receptor-like, which yields MVLFMRKKKSEMDYAAFFLITGIFCVCSSLAREFHYIPYYRTWPIAQKYCRARFSDMATIESLQEVNSTLQSVTSVDPGYKDDVWIGLKRSWGWHTADPLFTSTGWGLTEPNYGTTGLACGTVTPQGWSDQSCSINIFFFCYDKSKTGNGRFTMIQAYKNWFGALAHCRQYYTDLAIINNTQDQQFLTSFGGLSWIGLIPVQWSDKTISQYRYWKAGQLEYTNVNNCVAMDMADTGKWNSTDCELLKPFVCYGAVDKMRVNKIVRVVLTSDGVTNLNDPSVQAAILSKIEGKVKERVMNQNVTVWWKVKNDGSVFKKIIKT from the exons A TGGTGCTGttcatgaggaaaaaaaaatcagaaatgGACTATGCTGCATTTTTTCTGATCACAG GAATCTTCTGCGTCTGTTCTTCTCTGGCACGGGAGTTCCACTATATACCATACTACAGGACCTGGCCAATTGCTCAAAAGTACTGCAGGGCAAGATTTAGCGACATGGCTACTATAGAGAGCTTGCAGGAAGTAAACAGTACGCTTCAAAGTGTAACATCTGTAGATCCAGGATACAAAGATGATGTGTGGATTGGACTTAAAAGGAGCTGGGGCTGGCACACAGCAGATCCTCTTTTTACCAGTACTGGGTGGGGTTTGACTGAACCAAATTATGGAACTACTGGTTTAGCTTGTGGAACTGTAACACCACAAGGATGGAGTGATCAGTCGTGTTCAattaacattttctttttctgcTATGACA AATCAAAAACTGGCAATGGCAGATTCACCATGATACAGGCTTATAAAAATTGGTTTGGTGCTCTTGCACACTGCAGACAATACTACACAGATCTCGCAATTATAAACAACACTCAGGATCAACAGTTTCTTACTTCATTCGGTGGTCTTAGCTGGATTGGTCTGATCCCTGTACAATGGTCTGATAAGACAATCTCACAATACCGCTATTGGAAAGCAGGTCAACTGGAGTACACTAATGTCAACAACTGTGTTGCAATGGATATGGCTGATACTGGAAAATGGAACAGCACAGATTGTGAGCTCCTAAAACCATTCGTTTGCTATGGAG CTGTGGACAAGATGAGAGTCAACAAGATAGTAAGAGTGGTACTGACATCTGATGGAGTGACAAATCTAAACGACCCATCAGTTCAAGCAGCAATCTTGAGTAAA ATTGAAGGAAAAGTGAAAGAGCGAGTAATGAACCAAAATGTCACAGTGTGGTGGAAAGTGAAGAACGATGGAAGTGTCTTCAAGAAGATTATAAAAACTTGA